cctgtatgctctcgtcggctggcccttcgctacatattcgtcgccaaacccactggctccaggtcatctataagtctttgctaggccgCCATAACTCGGCTCACTGGTCAccgtagcaacacccacccatagcacacgcttcaggaggtatatctcactggtcatccccaaagccaacacctactttggccgccttaccttccagctctctgctgccaatgactggaacgaattgcaaaaatcgctgaagttatAGACTCATaaatccctcactaactttaagcatcagctatctgagcagtggatcgctgcagctgtacacagcccatctgtaaatagcccatacaactgcctacctcatctccatgtttttctttttttgcaccccagtatttctacttgcacatcatcatctgcacatctatcactccagtgttaatttgccaaattgtaattacttcactactatggcctatttattgcctttcctccttactccatttgcacactgtatattgattttcctattgtgttattgactgtacgtttgtttatcccacgtgtaactgtttttttgtcgcactgctttgtaaatgagaacttgttctcgactggcctacctggttaaataagtgtgaaatacaaaataaaatcttAACTTTATTGACAACGCCCAAATGGATACTGTCATTAACCCAGTTCTTTAATTAATACCCTTTTAGGGATAGGggagcattttcactttggatgaattgcgtgcccatagtgaactgcctcctactctgtcccagatgctaacatatgcatattattattactattggatagaaaacacactgaagtttctaaaactgtttgaattatgtctgtgagtataacagaactcatagggcaggcaaacttccaaacaggaagtggaaattctggggctggttgattttcaactcattgattctctacttagtttgaccagtttattcgacctggaatatatctttttgaagttttcgtccgagttcgcctggaccagcgccagcttttggacatgtgaactaaacGTGCTAGCTGAAGTAGCTAATTGGCCacttatggaacaaaacaacaatttattgtggaactaggattccttgcactgcattctgatgaaggatcatcaaaggtaagggaatatttatgatgtaatttcgtatttctgttgactccaacttggcggagaaatatatttacgtctgagcgccgtctcagattattgcatggtatgcttttttcgtaacgtttaaaaaaaatctgacacagcggttgcattaagaaccagtgtatctttaattatatgtaaaacgtatctttcgtcaaagtttgagtatttctgttatttgacgtggctctctgtaattactctggatattttggaggcatttctgaacatggcgccaatgtaaactgagatttgtggatataaatatgcatattatcgaacataacataaatgtattgtgtaacatgatgtcatatgagtgtcatctaatGAAGATTATCAAAGATTAGGGATTAATTTGATccaattctgcttttgtgactatctttggctgggaaaaatggctgtgttttttttggatttggtggtgatctaacataaatatatgttgtgtttttgctgtaaaccattttaaaaatcagacacgatgggtagattaacaagatgtttctttcatttgctgtattggacttgttaatgtgtgaaagataaatatttctgaaaaatatttttgaatatcccgcgctgccttttcagcggaatgttgggggggGTTTCTTTAGCGGAACCTGTGTCATAGACAGGTTAATAATTACACATAATTCATAATACTGTAGCAAACACATTAAACAGGACCATCAAACGAGCCTTAAAATTATAatccaaagtagtgtgaaatgcactcataagcaacctggaaatggaggttactcccctgagttttcccccattCACATTCAGAATCCATTGTGAAAAACTAAAACCTTTACTCGCCATTTTTGCTCCAGGCAGATATCGTACATCCATAACTATCagtttcctcattagcagggagGAGTTCCTGCAATCAAATCGCCCTCGTAACCCCAATtttagcaaacacagaaaggggcctaTATTGGAGGCCAAAAGTTGTCTGGCACACTGTTTAGGGTTTCAACAACATGAATATCTTATTTCTATCCTACAATCATcgatgttactactaatgtgaaaacaagacaacATATGACTATTCTTGCTCATTTTAAGACAATTGTCAAATAATTTTAACATTCATTACAGACATTACAATTGTTGTATAACATCATGGCTATGCTGTTGGCATCAACTTTTACAGGGGATTActgctgttgtgggcctttaatcatctgtctgactttgttgttcacacaggagagagacgggactatcgtggatcctctgggaAGCCTCAACAACCTTATGATGCtgaagaggcagagaagagtctctccagatcagaacacctcaaTAAACACCTGCAGAGATCCACAGGGAGGAGAACTcattgctgctctgactgtgggaagagattcacgTCATCAGGCATTAAAatgcaccagagaacacacaaagGAGAGAAATCGTATAGCTGTGTTCAATatgggaagagttttggtggatctggctctctgactgtacaccagagaacacacacaggagagaaatcgtaTAGCTGtgttcaatgtgggaagagttttggtggatCTGGCTCTCTGACAgtgcaccagagaacacacacaggagagaacccTTTCAGCTGTGGTCATTGTGGGAAGAGATGCACTACATCTGGCCATCTaactatacaccagagaacacacacaggagagaaaccttatagctgtggtcaatgtggtaAGAGTTTTGGTCAATCTGGAGAGCTCACAgtgcaccagagaacacacacaggagagaaaccttatatcTGTGTTCAATGTGGGAAGAATTTTGGTCGATCTGGCTCTCTGACAGtgcatcagagaacacacacaggagagaaaccttactgctgtgatcaatgtgggaagagatgtACTACATCTGGCAATCTAACTCTACACCAGAGAGcacatacaggagagaaaccttatacctgtggtcaatgtgggaagagttttgctgcATCTAGCACTCTGactcaacaccagagaacacacacaggagagaaaccttacagctgtgttcaatgtgggaagagttttgctgcATCTAGCACtctgactctacaccagagaacacacacaggagagaaatcttacaGCTGtgttcaatgtgggaagagttttagtcAATCTTGCCAtctgactctacaccagagaacacacactggagagaaaccgtatagctgtaatcaatgtgggaagagctttACTCAGCTAAACAGCCTGATAttgcaccagagaacacacacaggagagaaaccttacagttgtgttcaatgtgggaagagttttcgTCAATCTTGCCAtctgactctacaccagagaacacacacaggagagaactcatcagaaaatacatgaaggagttgtttcatgatatcaatgaaataatttcacaatgtagaatgtttttaaCATTGTATTTGGAGTATTTTAAGGTATTTCACAATGTAGAATCCTAAAAGTTTGCcccctgttctattgatttcaccatgatatggatattagccttgggaaaaatccaggctctgaattgaaagagtACTATTTATGTGATTTAACAAAAAGTGACTAACACAAAAAGAGCTGTGTTACACTTCCTGTGTTGgtgacccacttgaatcaaaatgcaacacttcaaaatgtagctagctgttttctacaagttgtcctctaaccagtgatgtacacattattctctgattccgtgtggtttttgagctgttagttttgacaggacgtgcaacctcatctccctctcggcacaattgatttcaacatgatatcGTTGAGTGATGACAAATAAGTGTTGCGTTCCTTTGTTTAATGACCCCTACatttaaatgcatcactccaaaatgtagttgactgtcttctgcaggttgtcctctaatCAGTGAGGTAAAAGATATCTCCCATTTCAATGTGTTCTTTTAGTTGTGTTAGTTTCAACAGCACGTACAACCTGATTTCCCCCCCTAAtcgatatcagtgatttattgctaCTTGTCAAAACAAGTGTTTCTGATGCTTGTGCAGTTTATAAggagcttgtttaaaaaatacaagTAATGTGATTATTGTTGCAGATGTTTGTGTACATAGCACATTTTACATTTAGGTTTTCAATATATCACAAActgcatattggttattgatttgAACACGTTAAAACTGTGTTTTTACTTTGGGGCTATCCCACCTagcaaaatgtaattgaaaaggAGACTATGCCTGACATCCAATATTTGTTCGGTTGTagttgaaaatatgtattttcgggtcattttttaaattactttCAACGTACTTTcagtagccgagtggttagagcgtttggcagtaaccgaaatgtttgctggatcgaatccccgaactgataaggtaaaaatatgttgttctccccccagctaacccactgttcctaggccgtcactgtcgataagaagttgttcttaactgacttgcctagttaaataagaaaGTGGACTAGAGTTCTATTAGCTAGTGAGTTTTTGGGTTctataaaaaaataatgaaaaaaataatacTATTGTAtattattttgatttttttttgtttttttttgctgtcttcaattgttgccagccagcagacaccatgtttatattgTAGAATGTGAAGCATTGTAGTTGATTATAATGTGaaatggaagttgttttctgttggtggtgagcaaacttgtccatcaaaaatataggatatatttgttGTCTTTAAAGGGGAATGttttacaggctttggtttttccatttatgttgtGAGGTTGAACTTTAGCTCATTAGCACGTAGgacgcactgattggtgtcacatcgttagtcagtatgtgttacacctgtgctggcttgtccatctcgttagtgggaaggtgtttcacctgagctggtccaggttctatttaagagtgtctggcccagtgctccagttgtcttgatagatgtggagagtcaacacctttagttgcATCCCGTTTTTAAGTTTGTTGTGGGTTTTTTCTTTTGTTTGTCGcttcttgggcagatttagtgggtctcatggtgggtgtcttttaggtccccgttgttgttactagtcaactttcagtggacattGAGAGCaaaattacaagattatgttataatatttttattgcatcaaatggttgttttatgcaacagaatagagaGTTCTTAGAACTatagtgtctgtgtgttctactgaggatgggccccTGGGTGAAAACACTGGCAGGAGATTTACAATGTATTTtcggtgataaaacctaaagagacTGCATTCCAGAGCatgtgtttctgttctatatggtaccagggagagatgaccctagggccagaccctggtctctacacaaagaggactgtttttacagcagatgctgtctgctgtgaattataagtataTTTCATACAAGTCTTAACCTTGTGACCTGTTCTATACATCTATTGTTTGTCATGTAGAttgaaaggggtgtatcttggctgtAAAATACTTTTGTCTCgtggctctcaacgaatcatctggGGGTGATTTGTCGACCAGCCATCATTATCTTAGAGCACTCAATTGATTCACTTTGTATGTGTGCGTTGTATTGCCCTGCTCCCATATTAAGTAtttaaagatttagtttaagaataactctgacttgtgtgatatgTTTGTTTCTCCTCATTTGATATTAGagaaattaaccaccacattTGGCAATGGGGATATGAATCCTGACTTGGGGATCCCTCAAACTTGCAATCTCAGGGAGAGCACACTTCGGGAATGGAGCAAATGCACCGACCTTTGATCTGAGAGGCAGCGAGCGAACCCCTTATCATGGTTCCTCAAAGAACCTTTTTGGGTTCATTTCTTAAACtccctgtccaccctccctccattataaaaacatattttaataaTGACAATATTGATTTAAATAATTCATTCTTTATTTAATGGCACCACAAATGTGAATtaatatttacaaaacaatttACATTACAAAATTTCTGCAGACATGTCAGACCATAATAGATAATACATTTACTTTGTTCAGTGCTTTTCAtgacatttaaatattttttaataatgatGTACAATAAAAACGAATCATAGGTAAACTAACAATATTGTAGACTTGATGCTAAATACAGATATTTCAGCTTTAGTGTGTATATCATATTCACTTATGTTAGGAAGTTTGCCATCTTTATGACCGGCCCTGGTAACTTCACCCAACTTCTCTTATCCCTAGAACACAGTAACTTAACAACATAAGTGTTTTTCTGAAAAttaatagaaaataaaaatacaCCCCTAGCAGAGACCCAAGTCCCATGACGTCCTCGAGGGCGTGGATGTTCTCCCCATCAAAGGCCAGCGGGATTTCACTCTCATGGTGAAATGGATTTCCACCGATGTGCAATAAATGAGTGAAGAGCAGTAAAATCTGTGTCAACAAAAGTAAGAAAAGATTCATACACATACAATTAACAAAGAACATAAATGTTCAGCTGTAGTTTTATATAAGCGTGCACACTTATGTTTATGAAGAAACATATGATTGGTGCATTGGCATACCTTATCACGGACATAAAGGCCACTCGGGTCCTCATTGAAGAGGTTGGGCAAGAGCAGGATCGCTGCGGTCTCCAGTCCAAGTAAAGTAAAGCAATGATCTTACTACACTTGCTAATTTTATTACAAAATACATTAGAGAAAGGGAAGGAATAAGCGCAAATCCCTATTCTGTATTGTCCTTCAAGGACAGTCAAAATAGCAGGATGATGTCCTCACCCCTGCCTCGCCTCTCTCTGATAGTCCTTCAATTCTCTTTTTGTCTATATCCATTCCATGGACTTGATTCATTTCTGAGAAGATCTGAAAAGATCATTTGCACACATTTGGATGCTAATAGATTTCAGTTTGTATTGACTGCTATGAAAGTTAAATGTACACTTCAAATGCAGCTGTCCTACAACAGATCTGTACCTTCTTGATCCCAATTGCATTGTGTCCATGTTCTGTCCTATAAGAATATCAAAGGAAgagaaaatgtgtcaaagaatTTGTCTTACAAGCATTAAAAGATATATATCAAATAAACATTGAAAGATAAATGGCATCAATATACAATGTAATGTAAAATAGAAGAACATATTGGAGAAAGCATTAGCCAATACAGTACTGCCATACAGTAAGAGTACTGCCATACAGGCCTAATATCACATTTCAAGATATCTTTGTACACAAATTGTTCAATATTTTATCAGGCTGACTTGAATGATTATAAGCAACATTTTGCTGCGTGGCAATACTGTGTTTGGATTCTAAAGGGCATTTATACAAAAGAGGTAGTCTAGACACTGTATTAATACCATTATGTATTTGAATCCCATCTTCAGCTACCATCTAAGATATTAATTTCCCTCCACAGGGGCGCAgac
This Oncorhynchus tshawytscha isolate Ot180627B linkage group LG32, Otsh_v2.0, whole genome shotgun sequence DNA region includes the following protein-coding sequences:
- the LOC112245066 gene encoding zinc finger protein OZF-like isoform X1, whose protein sequence is MSSLSYSLPDKEEEVCWTEKEALIKEEEEEKYVTIQKQVEGEAVTVKEEEKDVSVKEEEDTFRVKEEGAFFGVKEEEGEITVTLEEEEEVGDLFNTRERRDYRGSSGKPQQPYDAEEAEKSLSRSEHLNKHLQRSTGRRTHCCSDCGKRFTSSGIKMHQRTHKGEKSYSCVQYGKSFGGSGSLTVHQRTHTGEKSYSCVQCGKSFGGSGSLTVHQRTHTGENPFSCGHCGKRCTTSGHLTIHQRTHTGEKPYSCGQCGKSFGQSGELTVHQRTHTGEKPYICVQCGKNFGRSGSLTVHQRTHTGEKPYCCDQCGKRCTTSGNLTLHQRAHTGEKPYTCGQCGKSFAASSTLTQHQRTHTGEKPYSCVQCGKSFAASSTLTLHQRTHTGEKSYSCVQCGKSFSQSCHLTLHQRTHTGEKPYSCNQCGKSFTQLNSLILHQRTHTGEKPYSCVQCGKSFRQSCHLTLHQRTHTGENSSENT